In the Lepidochelys kempii isolate rLepKem1 chromosome 3, rLepKem1.hap2, whole genome shotgun sequence genome, one interval contains:
- the GTF2H5 gene encoding general transcription factor IIH subunit 5: MVNVLKGVLIECDPAMKQFLLYLDESNALGKKFIIQDLDETHVFVLAELVNFLQERVGELMDQNSFPITQK, encoded by the exons ATGGTGAATGTCCTGAAGGGTGTCCTTATAGAATG TGATCCAGCCATGAAGCAGTTCCTGCTGTACTTGGATGAGTCAAATGCCCTGGGGAAGAAGTTCATCATACAAGACCTGGATGAAACACATGTCTTTGTGTTAGCTGAGTTGGTTAACTTCCTCCAGGAGAGAGTGGGCGAGTTAATGGACCAGAACTCTTTTCCTATAACACAAAAGTAA